From Algoriphagus sp. NG3, the proteins below share one genomic window:
- the hutI gene encoding imidazolonepropionase has product MKLIGPITQLLTLDSLPKKGALRDEHLEILTNAGIAIEDGKILEIGDYADLLEKAEKLNAKVIQLEGDFVALPGWIDCHTHICFGGSRAKDFTMRNAGKSYLEIAEAGGGIWDTVTQTRKLNQDELAERTISHAARHLNEGVTTIEVKSGYGLTVEEELKMLRAIQQANSNTHADLIPTCLAAHMKSRDFDGTNQEYLDSIATELFPILKSENLSNRIDSFIEKSAFSPVEIESYYQKAKELGFDLTAHADQFTTGGSEVAVRMNAKSADHLEASTEIEIALLAKSDTVAVALPGASLGLGCAFTPGRKILDQGGSLAIASDWNPGSAPMGDLLTQASILATFEKLSTAEVFSALTFRAAAALDLDDRGKLKEGLLADFNLFPTSDYREILYQQGKLKPEQVWKNGIKT; this is encoded by the coding sequence ATGAAACTAATCGGCCCAATTACCCAATTGCTCACACTTGATAGCCTTCCTAAAAAGGGAGCGTTGAGAGACGAGCACCTCGAAATACTGACAAATGCCGGAATTGCAATCGAGGACGGAAAGATTTTGGAGATTGGCGATTACGCTGATCTACTGGAAAAAGCTGAAAAGTTAAATGCAAAAGTAATTCAGCTGGAAGGAGATTTTGTGGCACTGCCGGGATGGATCGATTGTCATACGCATATTTGTTTCGGAGGAAGTAGGGCAAAAGATTTCACAATGCGGAATGCAGGAAAATCCTATCTGGAAATCGCTGAGGCAGGAGGAGGAATCTGGGACACCGTCACCCAAACCAGAAAACTAAATCAGGATGAGCTTGCCGAAAGAACAATAAGCCATGCTGCTCGTCATCTGAACGAAGGTGTGACGACGATCGAGGTCAAAAGTGGCTATGGATTGACAGTTGAGGAAGAACTCAAAATGCTACGTGCGATACAGCAGGCCAATTCCAACACGCATGCAGATTTGATCCCAACCTGTCTGGCAGCCCATATGAAATCCCGGGACTTCGATGGTACCAATCAAGAATATCTAGATAGCATAGCTACTGAACTATTTCCTATCCTGAAATCCGAAAATCTTTCAAACAGAATAGATTCCTTTATCGAGAAAAGTGCTTTTTCACCTGTAGAAATCGAAAGCTATTACCAAAAAGCAAAAGAGTTAGGTTTTGATCTTACGGCCCATGCAGATCAATTCACGACAGGTGGATCTGAAGTTGCAGTGAGGATGAATGCGAAATCTGCTGATCATCTGGAAGCTTCTACTGAAATAGAAATAGCTCTTTTGGCAAAGTCAGATACAGTAGCTGTTGCGCTTCCCGGAGCATCATTGGGTCTAGGCTGTGCTTTTACTCCTGGCCGTAAAATTCTGGATCAGGGTGGATCGTTGGCAATCGCCAGTGACTGGAACCCCGGTTCTGCTCCTATGGGAGATTTACTGACCCAGGCTTCCATTTTGGCAACATTCGAAAAACTGAGTACCGCTGAAGTGTTTTCTGCTTTGACTTTCCGGGCGGCGGCAGCTTTAGACTTGGATGATCGGGGAAAATTAAAAGAGGGGCTTCTGGCTGATTTCAATCTTTTCCCAACCTCAGATTACAGAGAAATTCTGTATCAGCAAGGAAAATTGAAACCAGAACAGGTATGGAAAAATGGCATAAAGACATAA
- a CDS encoding urocanate hydratase, translating to MTLKSEIQQGIPTQLPSKKHRSETVSHAPKRKDILSPEEKKLALRNALRYFPIEWHEELAPEFLAELKDFGRVYMYRFMPDYEMRARAIEEYPAKSSQTAAIMLMIQNNLDPAVAQHPEELITYGGNGAVFQNWAQYLLVMKYLSEMTNEQTLHLYSGHPMGLFPSSKEAPRVVVTNGMMIPNYSKPDDWEKYNALGVTQYGQMTAGSFMYIGPQGIVHGTTITVMNAFRKKLGTGERPAGKIFLTAGLGGMSGAQPKAGNIAGCITICAEVNPAAARKRHEQGWVDELIENLDELVLRTQLAKRNEEVVSMAFIGNVVDVWERFDSEEIFVELGSDQTSLHNPWAGGYYPVGLSFEESNLLMAENPEVFKEKVQETLRRHAASINKHAAKGTYFFDYGNAFLLEASRAGAEVMAENGIDFRYPSYVQDILGPICFDYGFGPFRWVCTSGKAEDLRLTDQIAAEVLKGIMENSPASIQQQMQDNITWIEEADKNKLVVGSQARILYADAEGRAKIAKAFNDAILAGQISAPVVLGRDHHDVSGTDSPFRETSNIYDGSKFTADMAIHNVIGDSFRGATWISIHNGGGVGWGEVMNGGFGMVLDGSEDAEQKLKAMLFYDVNNGIARRAWARNSGSLEAIQREMDRSPGLKVTLPNLVNEDILKSVLG from the coding sequence ATGACTCTTAAATCCGAAATACAACAAGGAATCCCTACACAACTCCCCTCAAAAAAGCATAGAAGTGAAACTGTAAGCCATGCTCCCAAAAGAAAAGACATTCTTTCCCCGGAAGAAAAAAAACTGGCCTTGAGAAATGCACTACGCTATTTTCCCATAGAATGGCATGAGGAATTGGCTCCTGAATTTTTAGCCGAGCTCAAGGATTTTGGTAGAGTCTATATGTACCGATTTATGCCTGATTACGAGATGCGGGCAAGAGCAATAGAAGAATATCCTGCCAAATCCTCACAGACAGCAGCCATCATGCTGATGATCCAAAACAACCTGGATCCTGCCGTAGCCCAGCACCCCGAAGAATTGATTACTTATGGTGGCAATGGGGCCGTCTTCCAAAACTGGGCACAGTACCTTTTGGTGATGAAATACCTGTCTGAAATGACAAATGAGCAGACGCTTCACCTTTATTCCGGTCATCCAATGGGGCTTTTCCCTTCTTCTAAAGAAGCTCCCAGGGTAGTCGTGACCAATGGAATGATGATCCCAAATTACTCTAAACCGGATGATTGGGAGAAATACAACGCTCTTGGAGTGACACAATACGGCCAGATGACTGCTGGCTCTTTTATGTACATAGGTCCTCAGGGAATTGTGCATGGAACTACTATAACAGTGATGAATGCCTTTCGGAAAAAGCTGGGAACCGGAGAAAGACCCGCGGGAAAAATCTTTCTCACCGCAGGTCTTGGAGGCATGAGCGGAGCACAGCCCAAAGCAGGAAATATCGCAGGCTGCATCACTATCTGTGCAGAAGTAAATCCTGCCGCAGCCAGAAAAAGACATGAGCAGGGCTGGGTGGACGAACTGATCGAGAATCTGGATGAACTGGTTCTCCGTACCCAGCTGGCCAAACGGAATGAAGAAGTCGTTTCTATGGCTTTCATCGGCAATGTCGTGGATGTATGGGAGCGATTTGATAGCGAGGAAATCTTTGTAGAACTTGGCTCCGATCAGACCTCACTTCACAATCCTTGGGCTGGAGGATATTACCCTGTTGGACTTTCTTTCGAAGAGTCAAATCTCTTGATGGCTGAAAATCCTGAAGTTTTTAAAGAAAAAGTTCAGGAAACGCTTAGAAGACATGCTGCTTCGATCAACAAACATGCCGCCAAAGGCACATACTTTTTTGATTATGGAAATGCCTTTTTGCTGGAAGCTTCTAGAGCAGGCGCCGAGGTGATGGCAGAAAATGGCATTGACTTCCGATATCCATCCTACGTGCAGGACATTTTGGGACCTATCTGTTTTGATTATGGATTTGGTCCATTCAGATGGGTGTGCACCTCCGGTAAAGCCGAGGATCTGAGGCTAACCGACCAAATTGCTGCGGAAGTTCTGAAAGGGATCATGGAGAATTCCCCTGCTTCTATACAGCAGCAAATGCAGGACAATATTACTTGGATAGAGGAAGCGGATAAAAACAAGCTTGTCGTGGGTTCGCAAGCAAGGATACTTTACGCCGATGCCGAAGGACGGGCGAAGATCGCCAAAGCTTTTAACGATGCCATTCTTGCAGGGCAAATATCAGCTCCTGTAGTACTTGGCAGAGATCATCATGATGTGAGCGGTACAGATTCTCCCTTCAGGGAAACCAGCAATATCTACGACGGTAGTAAGTTCACCGCAGATATGGCTATCCATAATGTGATCGGCGACAGTTTCAGAGGCGCAACCTGGATTTCTATCCACAACGGCGGAGGTGTAGGATGGGGTGAAGTGATGAATGGAGGTTTTGGGATGGTATTGGATGGATCAGAGGATGCTGAACAAAAACTAAAAGCTATGCTTTTTTATGATGTAAATAACGGCATAGCGAGAAGAGCCTGGGCTAGAAACTCGGGGTCTTTGGAAGCAATTCAACGAGAAATGGATAGAAGCCCGGGATTGAAAGTCACTTTGCCAAATCTGGTGAATGAGGATATTCTGAAATCTGTTTTAGGATAA
- a CDS encoding Uma2 family endonuclease, with protein sequence MKAYRIPQKETINMDAFEEPSGSFAGYSYADYLKWDYEEIVELIKGKIFAKAAAPSRRHQEISGSIYLAIGNFLKNHRCMVYSAPFDVRFSKNPKDEKVKSVVQPDISVICDPSKLDDKGCLGAPDLIVEILSPGNSRVELKDKYELYQEFGVREYWVVHPSECTLLIYTLVDGEFRPSRLLTAGDKITSSVLPDFELDLEEVF encoded by the coding sequence ATGAAAGCGTATAGAATTCCACAAAAAGAAACTATTAATATGGATGCTTTCGAGGAGCCTAGTGGTTCCTTTGCAGGATATTCCTATGCTGATTATCTCAAATGGGATTATGAGGAAATAGTAGAATTGATCAAAGGAAAAATATTCGCCAAAGCCGCTGCTCCCAGTCGAAGGCATCAGGAGATATCAGGAAGTATTTATTTAGCAATAGGCAATTTCCTGAAAAACCATCGGTGCATGGTTTATTCAGCACCTTTTGATGTCAGGTTTTCTAAAAATCCTAAAGATGAAAAGGTGAAGTCCGTAGTCCAACCGGACATATCTGTGATTTGTGATCCTTCCAAGCTGGATGATAAGGGCTGTTTGGGAGCACCTGATTTAATTGTGGAAATTCTCTCTCCTGGAAACAGCCGGGTGGAACTTAAGGATAAGTATGAGCTGTATCAGGAATTTGGAGTGAGGGAATATTGGGTAGTTCACCCTTCTGAATGTACCCTTTTGATCTATACCTTAGTAGATGGGGAATTCCGGCCTTCCCGGCTTTTAACTGCTGGGGACAAAATAACATCAAGCGTTCTTCCTGACTTTGAGCTGGATTTGGAAGAGGTTTTTTGA
- the hutG gene encoding formimidoylglutamase yields MLHQNPNPSLWSGRTSQEVEYWHQAAIAVKDLKLDEGQDSPKVGILGYAGEEGVKRNQGRLGTAEGPNAIRKSLGTLAFHLPEKAGIFDYGDIYTENSDLEASHDLISSTVLHLLQTKHFPILLGGGHDLALAHGRGVYQYLDAKNQKLGIINMDAHFDLRPTLGGKGHSGSPFLQLAQENPDTFQYLCLGVQRSVNPKSLFETAEKVGAKWMVMEDFRLNNWEVIQEKILWFLDSVDKIYLSVDMDGFSSAFAPGVSAPSPMGFRPEFAFKVFELLASSKKLISMDVVELNPAFDHDHATARLAARCAEYVARKVLGKTE; encoded by the coding sequence ATGCTCCATCAAAACCCAAACCCTTCACTTTGGTCAGGAAGAACATCTCAGGAAGTAGAATACTGGCACCAGGCCGCAATAGCGGTTAAAGATCTTAAGCTGGATGAAGGCCAGGACTCCCCCAAAGTCGGCATCTTAGGCTATGCCGGGGAAGAAGGTGTAAAAAGAAACCAAGGAAGGCTGGGCACCGCAGAAGGCCCAAATGCCATCCGGAAAAGCTTAGGAACTCTTGCTTTTCATTTGCCTGAGAAGGCCGGGATATTTGATTATGGAGATATATATACAGAAAACTCCGATCTGGAAGCTAGTCATGACTTGATTTCCTCCACAGTGCTGCATTTATTACAAACCAAACATTTCCCTATTCTTCTGGGCGGTGGACATGATCTGGCATTGGCTCACGGAAGAGGTGTCTATCAGTATTTAGATGCAAAGAACCAAAAACTGGGTATCATCAATATGGACGCACATTTTGATCTTCGACCCACCTTGGGCGGCAAAGGACACTCCGGATCCCCATTTCTTCAACTTGCCCAGGAAAACCCTGATACTTTCCAGTATTTATGTCTTGGGGTACAACGGTCTGTAAATCCTAAATCCCTTTTTGAAACCGCCGAAAAAGTCGGTGCTAAATGGATGGTCATGGAGGATTTCAGGTTGAACAACTGGGAGGTGATCCAAGAAAAAATTCTCTGGTTTTTGGATTCAGTGGATAAAATATACCTCAGTGTAGACATGGATGGTTTTTCATCAGCCTTTGCTCCTGGCGTCTCTGCCCCTTCTCCTATGGGTTTCAGACCCGAGTTCGCATTTAAAGTATTTGAATTGCTCGCATCCAGCAAAAAGCTGATTTCTATGGATGTAGTGGAGCTCAATCCCGCTTTCGACCACGATCATGCTACAGCTAGGTTGGCAGCTCGTTGTGCCGAATATGTGGCAAGGAAAGTTTTAGGGAAGACGGAGTAA
- a CDS encoding 6-bladed beta-propeller produces MNLKNWISFLLLSSTFIFSCSSSEEGTAFPTVKVSEGIIVDFDEAIAPIEFIPLKNQMDSPENLNCSVWDLKVTEEYFVYSTICNPVAKIHLFDLYGNYIKTFDKTGDGPEEYENFQGVDLSQDTLNITVGAGVIKQYSFPEFEFIGTVSLNKNDVFIPYFTKLSQNQWLTSSMFLGNLDENGRYSVFKIQDSSTGEVTELPLSATPVTAEMGEGEFSRLGENSFLLNYAFSDTLYHFENEKTKPFVSLDFGERKPSPEDLKMDADRFEATVTNQTYVINIGKIWHTENTSKLKTFALVKNSDMDLSDMRTFPVHEVFIDHEEKKAIAFASLAGWSNGKGFAKDGYFYDVLRTDDWIYALEKGQFGKYGEQLEKTINDLGDFEDPILIKYQVNMKE; encoded by the coding sequence ATGAATTTAAAAAATTGGATCTCCTTTCTTTTATTATCGTCCACGTTTATTTTCAGCTGCTCTTCAAGTGAGGAGGGTACTGCATTTCCGACCGTCAAAGTATCTGAAGGTATTATTGTTGATTTTGATGAAGCGATAGCACCTATCGAATTTATACCTCTGAAAAACCAAATGGATTCTCCCGAAAACCTTAACTGTAGCGTTTGGGATCTAAAAGTCACCGAGGAATATTTTGTTTATTCTACCATCTGCAATCCAGTAGCTAAAATCCATCTTTTTGACCTATATGGAAATTACATAAAAACGTTTGACAAAACCGGGGATGGCCCAGAAGAATATGAGAATTTTCAAGGCGTTGACCTGAGTCAGGATACGCTCAATATTACCGTTGGAGCAGGAGTTATTAAGCAATACAGTTTCCCGGAATTCGAATTTATAGGGACTGTGTCCTTAAATAAAAATGATGTCTTCATTCCCTATTTCACAAAACTGTCCCAAAACCAGTGGCTGACCTCATCCATGTTTCTTGGCAACCTGGATGAAAACGGCAGGTATAGTGTCTTTAAGATTCAGGACAGTTCCACTGGAGAAGTTACTGAACTTCCTCTTTCGGCCACACCTGTAACTGCTGAAATGGGTGAGGGAGAGTTTTCAAGATTAGGAGAAAACTCATTCCTACTCAACTATGCTTTCTCAGACACGCTTTACCACTTTGAAAATGAAAAGACAAAGCCTTTTGTTAGTTTAGATTTTGGAGAGAGAAAACCAAGTCCTGAAGATCTGAAAATGGACGCAGATAGATTTGAGGCTACTGTCACTAATCAGACCTACGTGATCAACATAGGAAAAATATGGCATACTGAAAACACCTCCAAGCTTAAAACTTTTGCCCTGGTCAAAAACTCAGACATGGACCTGTCCGATATGCGTACATTTCCTGTACATGAAGTTTTCATAGATCATGAAGAAAAAAAAGCAATTGCTTTTGCCTCTCTTGCCGGCTGGTCCAATGGAAAAGGTTTTGCAAAGGACGGCTACTTCTATGATGTTCTAAGGACTGATGACTGGATATATGCGCTGGAAAAAGGTCAATTTGGAAAATATGGAGAACAGCTTGAAAAAACCATTAACGATTTGGGAGATTTTGAAGATCCAATCCTGATCAAATATCAGGTAAATATGAAAGAGTAA
- a CDS encoding SMP-30/gluconolactonase/LRE family protein, whose product MQKPILTLLSIAVFYSAGAQDIKPTGTVEYVSEELSKIIKKNAEVEVIAEGFEFTEGPLWVAKEKMLLLSDIPANTVYKWTEKGGKEVFLKPGGYTGAVERGGFMGPNGLLLSSDGKLWICQHGDRRIATMDASLQNPKPEYSTVVGEYNGNKLNSPNDLILSKSGNLYFTDPSYGLASDSKKEIDYQGVYKMSPSGKVTMLLDSIDQPNGIAIFPNQKTLLVSNSDPIKRRWYAYDLAEDGSIESGRIFHDASDASEPGLCDGFKIDKKGNVFASGPGGIWIFNKTGEVLGRIKTEGATAANCELTDDGKTLFITAEKHLLRIKMR is encoded by the coding sequence ATGCAAAAACCTATTTTAACCCTGCTCTCCATTGCCGTATTCTATTCAGCTGGAGCACAAGACATCAAGCCTACAGGCACCGTTGAATATGTGTCTGAAGAACTTTCAAAAATCATAAAAAAGAATGCAGAAGTAGAAGTGATCGCTGAAGGATTCGAATTTACAGAAGGGCCTCTTTGGGTGGCAAAAGAGAAGATGTTATTACTGTCCGATATCCCCGCCAATACTGTCTATAAATGGACTGAGAAAGGTGGTAAAGAAGTATTCTTAAAACCGGGTGGTTACACAGGGGCTGTGGAGCGCGGTGGTTTTATGGGACCAAATGGACTGCTTCTTTCTTCGGATGGAAAGCTTTGGATTTGCCAGCATGGAGATAGACGAATAGCTACAATGGACGCTTCCCTACAGAATCCAAAACCTGAGTATAGCACAGTGGTAGGGGAATATAACGGCAATAAACTAAACAGCCCAAATGATTTGATCTTGTCTAAATCCGGAAATCTATACTTTACCGATCCTTCATATGGTCTGGCAAGTGATTCCAAAAAGGAAATTGACTATCAGGGAGTTTACAAAATGAGTCCATCGGGTAAAGTCACCATGCTACTTGACTCCATCGATCAGCCAAATGGAATAGCAATTTTCCCAAATCAGAAAACCTTGTTGGTTTCCAATTCTGATCCCATCAAAAGGAGATGGTATGCCTATGATTTAGCGGAAGATGGTTCAATTGAAAGTGGCAGGATTTTTCACGATGCAAGTGATGCCTCAGAACCTGGTTTATGCGACGGGTTTAAAATTGATAAAAAAGGAAATGTCTTCGCCTCAGGACCAGGAGGAATCTGGATATTCAATAAAACAGGGGAGGTTCTTGGAAGAATCAAAACCGAAGGAGCAACCGCTGCAAATTGCGAATTAACAGACGATGGAAAAACACTGTTCATTACAGCTGAAAAACATCTACTGCGAATAAAAATGAGATAA
- a CDS encoding cupin domain-containing protein has product MKSSMTKKLHAGMIISAGRFSRSDVADGTGYVAIEKKYNHIKSILTLIISLMTLTGWAQQSANRELIVHNDPAKYRELSAVHAGAGKMGFTQLVGRNDLSTNFLYLHSGVIQAKSGIGHHFHHSIEEMYVLLEGEAEFTVNGRTSTLKAPVAVPCKLGDAHAIYNSSDESVRWLNYAVSEKKGRGDAFDLDDTREGAEIDEIPVFVTYQFAEDKLRDENHPYSGNGALARRAFGPEVFRTSWNHVDHLVIPAGKSVGPRQLIGVEEVYYVMKGKGDLSIEGVTKPLAADDAFTGLLGETITLTNTGSDNLELLVIGVSVSSDKNASFQNAPAEPKAMALQMDFVVLPENAEAFEKMYHSIYVPAMTVQQGYLSSKLLRLFPEEQAKGIEAEPTNFNYQIQISFDTEENRRKWVASPQHQIAWPAASELAEEFKWRGYDVMGDDDQR; this is encoded by the coding sequence ATGAAATCAAGCATGACTAAAAAGTTACACGCTGGCATGATCATCAGCGCTGGGAGATTCTCCCGATCTGACGTGGCGGACGGGACAGGCTATGTGGCCATTGAAAAAAAATATAATCATATTAAAAGTATTTTAACCTTAATCATTTCATTGATGACGCTCACAGGATGGGCGCAACAATCTGCTAACCGTGAGCTGATAGTTCATAATGACCCTGCGAAATATAGGGAACTGTCAGCTGTACATGCGGGGGCTGGAAAAATGGGGTTTACCCAGCTGGTTGGTCGCAATGATCTTTCTACCAATTTTCTGTATTTACATTCTGGAGTGATACAGGCCAAATCCGGTATAGGTCACCATTTTCATCATTCGATCGAAGAGATGTATGTTCTTCTCGAGGGTGAGGCTGAGTTCACCGTCAATGGGCGTACTTCTACACTCAAAGCCCCTGTGGCGGTTCCTTGCAAACTAGGTGATGCACATGCAATTTATAATTCCAGTGACGAGTCGGTTCGTTGGCTGAACTATGCGGTTTCTGAAAAGAAGGGTCGAGGTGATGCGTTTGATCTAGATGATACGCGTGAAGGAGCGGAGATTGACGAAATTCCTGTTTTTGTTACCTATCAATTTGCAGAAGATAAACTTCGTGATGAGAATCACCCGTACAGTGGAAATGGAGCATTGGCGCGACGAGCCTTTGGCCCGGAGGTTTTTAGAACAAGCTGGAACCATGTTGATCATCTGGTAATTCCCGCTGGAAAATCAGTTGGCCCTCGGCAATTGATAGGAGTGGAAGAGGTTTATTATGTCATGAAAGGAAAGGGGGATCTTTCTATAGAAGGTGTGACGAAGCCTCTGGCAGCTGATGATGCTTTTACAGGATTGTTAGGCGAAACGATCACTTTGACCAACACAGGATCGGATAATCTAGAATTATTGGTAATCGGTGTCTCAGTCTCTTCAGATAAAAATGCAAGTTTCCAAAATGCTCCAGCTGAGCCAAAAGCTATGGCTTTGCAGATGGATTTTGTGGTGTTACCGGAAAATGCTGAGGCATTTGAAAAGATGTATCATTCAATTTATGTTCCGGCAATGACAGTTCAGCAGGGGTATTTAAGCTCCAAACTACTACGCCTTTTTCCAGAGGAGCAAGCTAAAGGCATAGAAGCAGAACCTACAAACTTCAATTATCAAATCCAGATTTCATTTGATACCGAAGAAAACCGAAGAAAATGGGTGGCAAGTCCACAGCACCAAATAGCCTGGCCTGCAGCTTCTGAGCTTGCGGAGGAATTCAAATGGCGAGGTTATGATGTGATGGGCGATGACGATCAGCGGTAA
- a CDS encoding PQQ-binding-like beta-propeller repeat protein has product MKSQKTLSLLASFSLALLLGTNFSCSPNQESKHTTWSHYGGSPDQSKFFNASKITKENVNQLEVAWNYPIEDNNFYSFSPIIVDTIMYVYGKNNSLIALNAVTGKELWIHTDLRGVSRRGINYWESQDKSDKRLVFTLNNSLQEIDALTGESITDFGNGGYVDLREGLDRDPTSIRRIQSMMPGVIYGDLVILGSAPGETFFSPPGYVRAYNVVTGKLEWTFHTIPQPGEFGYDTWPKDAYKYVGAVNVWSEMTVDEKRGIVFLPVGSPTYDFYGADREGAGLFGNSLVALDAKTGKRIWHYQTVHHDLWDYDLASAPQLLTIIKDGKTIDVVAVATKHGFVFVFDRDTGEPVFPIEERPFPASEMPGEKAWETQPIPAVIPDFTRHEVTKETLNPYFSEELKQEWYQRLDTAKSGLFIPPSDKYETITMPGALGGASYGNTGVNPEKGIMYIMAQDYASIYKLSKVVPIKPVLSDDEKNKISTLYAGSCQTCHGEGMKGSGAGPSLINVGARYSYDEFKTLLSEGRGRMPAFVHIEEATILAMHRYLGGSPSRFRGMMNASDAPEITGPVVASGGVKIPDDTTRAAPLEDYPAGVVHPEDRYTTAYGTEWQALTAPPWASIFAYDLNQGTIKWRQPIGLDSAFTKGDKTTGAPSGTIRKGMVITSTDIVFATGKGGIVYAFDADDGKILWETTLDNESTGQPGMYVVNGKQYLVINASNRFDPTSYDFSKRPGALPKGYVVFSLPE; this is encoded by the coding sequence ATGAAATCCCAAAAGACCCTAAGCCTATTAGCCAGTTTCAGTCTCGCACTACTTCTCGGGACTAATTTCAGCTGTTCTCCAAATCAGGAAAGCAAACACACTACATGGTCACACTATGGAGGGAGTCCAGATCAGTCGAAGTTTTTCAATGCTTCGAAGATCACTAAAGAAAATGTGAATCAACTCGAAGTTGCATGGAATTACCCGATCGAGGATAATAACTTCTACAGTTTTAGCCCGATTATCGTCGATACCATCATGTATGTGTATGGAAAAAACAATTCTCTGATTGCACTGAATGCAGTTACTGGAAAAGAACTCTGGATCCACACGGATCTGAGAGGTGTCTCCAGACGAGGCATTAACTACTGGGAAAGCCAGGACAAAAGCGATAAAAGGCTCGTTTTCACATTGAATAATTCGCTCCAGGAAATCGATGCACTCACAGGTGAAAGCATTACTGACTTTGGAAACGGAGGATATGTAGATTTAAGGGAGGGGTTAGATAGAGATCCAACAAGCATACGTAGAATACAATCCATGATGCCGGGAGTTATTTATGGTGATTTAGTGATTTTAGGTTCTGCACCTGGAGAGACATTTTTTTCGCCACCAGGCTATGTAAGAGCTTATAATGTGGTCACAGGTAAATTGGAATGGACATTTCACACGATACCTCAGCCTGGAGAATTTGGTTACGATACTTGGCCAAAAGACGCTTACAAATACGTGGGTGCAGTCAATGTTTGGAGTGAAATGACGGTTGATGAAAAACGGGGGATCGTGTTTTTACCAGTCGGCTCACCTACCTATGATTTCTATGGTGCAGACCGTGAGGGAGCAGGTCTTTTTGGAAACTCTCTGGTGGCATTAGACGCCAAAACAGGCAAACGAATATGGCATTATCAAACCGTCCATCATGACCTTTGGGATTATGACTTGGCATCAGCGCCGCAATTGCTCACTATAATTAAGGATGGGAAAACCATCGATGTGGTGGCCGTTGCTACCAAGCATGGATTTGTTTTTGTGTTTGACCGAGATACTGGAGAGCCTGTTTTTCCAATTGAAGAAAGGCCATTTCCAGCTAGCGAAATGCCTGGAGAAAAAGCCTGGGAAACTCAGCCAATTCCCGCAGTAATTCCAGATTTTACTCGGCACGAAGTAACTAAGGAAACTTTAAACCCTTATTTCTCAGAAGAACTCAAACAAGAGTGGTATCAGCGTTTGGATACGGCCAAATCAGGACTATTTATTCCTCCTTCCGATAAATACGAAACGATCACTATGCCTGGAGCATTGGGAGGCGCAAGCTACGGGAATACGGGTGTAAACCCTGAAAAAGGCATCATGTATATCATGGCGCAGGATTATGCTTCGATTTACAAGCTTTCGAAAGTGGTTCCAATAAAGCCTGTTCTTTCGGATGATGAAAAGAATAAAATAAGTACACTATACGCAGGGTCTTGTCAGACATGCCATGGAGAAGGCATGAAAGGAAGTGGGGCGGGGCCTTCGCTGATCAATGTAGGTGCCCGGTATTCTTATGATGAATTTAAGACTTTACTTTCGGAAGGACGAGGTAGGATGCCGGCTTTTGTCCATATTGAGGAAGCTACTATTTTGGCAATGCACCGCTATCTGGGCGGATCCCCAAGCCGATTTAGAGGAATGATGAATGCTTCAGATGCTCCTGAAATCACTGGTCCGGTGGTAGCCTCTGGAGGTGTAAAAATTCCCGATGATACCACTCGGGCTGCTCCCTTAGAGGATTATCCAGCCGGTGTAGTCCATCCAGAGGATCGATATACTACCGCTTATGGTACGGAATGGCAAGCACTCACAGCCCCTCCTTGGGCTTCTATATTTGCTTATGATCTCAATCAGGGAACTATCAAATGGCGGCAGCCAATCGGCTTGGATTCCGCTTTCACGAAAGGGGATAAAACCACCGGCGCTCCAAGCGGAACGATTAGAAAAGGAATGGTCATAACTTCTACGGATATCGTTTTCGCTACTGGCAAAGGAGGGATAGTCTATGCGTTCGATGCAGATGACGGAAAAATCCTTTGGGAAACTACACTTGATAATGAGTCAACTGGACAGCCGGGAATGTATGTGGTAAATGGAAAGCAATATTTAGTTATTAATGCTTCCAATCGATTTGATCCTACGAGTTACGATTTCTCCAAAAGGCCTGGTGCTTTGCCCAAAGGCTATGTAGTATTTTCCCTTCCAGAATAG